From a region of the Lactuca sativa cultivar Salinas chromosome 4, Lsat_Salinas_v11, whole genome shotgun sequence genome:
- the LOC111917342 gene encoding 50S ribosomal protein L21, mitochondrial, giving the protein MANRRRLQTLTQQLYKSTLHRDPPSLLQHLRTLTQIPNLPKTSFHPTSHYTLSTPNFYSSSTNFTTYRHFSSDRHDNSDNNDESEEDDSDYDDDDDDVDDDEMTEDSANHAVKREYSPEEKEAEAAAIGYKVIGQLQRSDRVFKSYEPVFAVIQIGSHQFKVSNGDCIYTEKLKFCEVHDKLILNKVLMLGSKTQTMIGRPVLPEATVHAVVEEHALDAKVIIFKKKRRKNYRRTKGHRQELTKLRITDIQGIEKPEIPTPEKAATKKVEKAAVAA; this is encoded by the exons ATGGCTAATCGACGACGTTTGCAAACCCTAACccaacagctttacaaatcaacaCTTCATCGGGATCCTCCGTCACTCCTTCAGCACCTCAGAACACTGACGCAGATCCCAAATTTGCCTAAAACCTCCTTCCACCCTACATCCCACTACACTCTTTCGACCCCTAATTTCTATTCCTCATCAACAAATTTCACGACATATCGCCATTTCTCGTCTGATAGACACGATAACAGCGATAACAATGATGAAAGTGAAGAAGATGATAGTGATTATGACGATGACGATGacgatgttgatgatgatgaaatGACGGAGGATTCGGCAAATCATGCTGTAAAGAGAGAGTATTCGCCGGAGGAGAAAGAAGCCGAGGCGGCTGCCATTGGTTATAAGGTGATTGGGCAGCTCCAGCGGTCGGACCGGGTTTTTAAGTCGTATGAACCTGTTTTTgctgttattcag ATTGGATCACATCAGTTCAAAGTGAGCAATGGAGATTGCATATATACAGAGAAATTGAAGTTCTGTGAAGTGCATGATAAG TTAATTTTAAATAAGGTTCTGATGCTGGGTTCCAAGACTCAAACAATGATTGGTCGACCTGTTTTACCTGAGGCCACTGTTCATGCTGTTGTGGAAGAGCAT GCTTTGGATGCAAAAGTAATCATATTTAagaaaaagagaagaaagaattaTCGCCGAACAAAAGGTCATAGACAG GAATTGACAAAGCTAAGGATAACTGATATACAAGGAATCGAAAAGCCAGAAATACCAACTCCTGAAAAGGCTGCTACAAAGAAAGTAGAAAAGGCGGCGGTTGCTGCATAG